A genome region from Glycine max cultivar Williams 82 chromosome 5, Glycine_max_v4.0, whole genome shotgun sequence includes the following:
- the LOC121174934 gene encoding uncharacterized protein, whose protein sequence is MVIGRTFGIEVSGDVDEVPQRRRLTTFACRQQATAPNAADGEHLDQAAGGVHEQPQELVIDDVRADAQDFLGRPHDTSVLTDYVYHVTTTVWNGEECLELKLSSRGRKIEKFGRSASKIEGIVAIRGLSSLIACSMDTVTGDLYLLLTRGGIRKLVVSIFR, encoded by the exons ATGGTTATAGGAAGAACCTTTGGGATAGAAGTTAGTGGTGATGTGGATGAAGTACCTCAGCGGCGAAGGCTGACAACATTTGCATGTAGACAACAGGCAACTGCACCTAATGCTGCGGATGGTGAGCATCTGGATCAAGCAGCTGGTGGGGTTCATGAGCAACCTCAGGAGCTAGTTATTGATGATGTACGTGCTGATGCCCAAGATTTTCTAGGCAGACCCCATGATACATCAGTTTTGACTGATTATGTTTATCATGTGACAACCACAGTTTGGAATGGAgag gaaTGTCTTGAGTTAAAGTTGTCCTCTCGTGGAAGGAAGATAGAGAAATTTGGAAGGTCTGCTTCAAAGATTGAAGGCATAGTGGCTATCAGAGGATTAAGTTCTCTAATTGCATGTTCCATGGACACGGTAACAGGGGACTTATATTTGCTTTTGACGAGAGGTGGCATaaggaaactagtagtttccatCTTCCGATAG